A region of the Rutidosis leptorrhynchoides isolate AG116_Rl617_1_P2 unplaced genomic scaffold, CSIRO_AGI_Rlap_v1 contig348, whole genome shotgun sequence genome:
ACTAAGGAAGAGAAAGAATGAGCATATATATAATATACCAGTGGTTCATAATCATGGGTGATGAGAATGTTATTTGGCCTCATGTCACGATGGACTATACATCCAACTCTGCATTCTTCGTGAAGATATCGTAGACCTCGAGCAGCTCCCACAGCAATTTTTTGCCTTGCAGACCACTCTAAAGGCTCTTGATGATTTCCTGATATATATGATGATGTTAATTAAAACACTAGAATAATACATCATGCTTATGAGAGTTTCTCAAATTTTACTAAAATATTATGACGAGAAATAAAGAGAAAATACCATATAAATGAGAATCCAGAGAGCCATTGCATATGTATTCGTAGACTAACAATCTTCTACCATCTTCAATACAAAATCCAATCAGCATAACCACATTTCGGTGCTGAGCACAGCTAAGGACTTCCACTTCCGAACAAAATTCGAGATCTCCCTGAGAGCTAGCCAATTTGTGCTGTTTTACAGCAACAGCCTGGCCATTTAGTAGAATTCCTCTGTGGACAGAACCAAAGCCTCCTTCAGCCAAAAAATTAGCTTTCGAAAATCCACCTGTCGCGAGTTCTAGCTCAGCATAGCTGAACCACCTCGGGGGCTTTCCAAATACAGGAGCCTTATGTTGACATATCGAACATAATGGAGGTGAACCGAGAGGAGCATTTCTGGACAAAGAAATGGCTTCCCTTACATTTCCACAGAAATCAGCATCGGCTCGCCAGCTTGTCGATCCGATTTCAGCTTCTGTTTCACGTTTTGAGTACTTGTCAAGCAAGGCTTTTGTTGTTGATGAATAACCCTTGCCAATACCTCTGTGTGGGCTTTCTTCAGTGTGTTGCGAAGAACGATGATGAGAAGAAGCAAGAAGATCTCCTATCCATGGTTGGAACCTCAAACTTGTTGAACACGATGAGAGTTTGTCGCTATCCGAGTCGGAACTAGAATCATCGAGAACCCGGCTTTCCTTTTCATCTACCGATTCAATTTTCTTTAGGTCTCCATTCATTCCGGACATGAAAAAAGGAGAAGTGCTTGGATCTGAGCTTGATACTGAAGAAGTTCCAGCTTCGGTAGCAGTAAATGGTGTCCCTAACTCTGGACTACTAGTTGGAGTCACTACTGGTCCTCGTATAGAATCTGACAAGCCATTCTTTTTTTTCGATGTTTCCTCTTGGTCAGAAAGCAGCAAGTCGGAACCTTCAGCTTCTTTCTTCGGTAATCCAACTAAATTCAAGCGTAGAACTTTTGGTTGAGAATGCTTCATGACCACAATGTTGCATTGCAGCTCTTCCATGCAGCGTTTCTCCTCATTCTTTAGCCGTCTGTAAAAAGAAAATTCCGAAATTACTTAATGATAGGATTTTTCTTCATAATGGGAAAATAGAAACAGAAATGAAGCAATGGAAAATTACTTGTCTAACACAACCCAACTGGCTTGAGCTTTCTTTGCCTCGGATGCAACTGCTCCACATGGAGTTCCTGAAACAATCTTAACCTTGACGTTTATCTGCACGAAATACcagaattaaacatgtcattaaccACAGTTGCGTGAAATCATCAAACACAGCCACAAATTGGTCAAGTACTTGCCTTATTTGGATCATAAACATCTTGGAGCTGAAGAATCATCTGAGAACAAGTATCTGTAATGTCAATCTTCTGCTCTCCAGGGTGAGACTTTCGTTGACCACTACCACAATCACCAGCAAATCTCGGAAAACCCCAAAATCTTCGGCCTGGAAAATCAGAAACATAAACA
Encoded here:
- the LOC139883073 gene encoding inactive protein kinase SELMODRAFT_444075-like yields the protein MNREMKRGKQEKGISDATAEKVVVAVKASKEIPKTALVWALTHVVQPGDCITLLVVVPSQGSGRRFWGFPRFAGDCGSGQRKSHPGEQKIDITDTCSQMILQLQDVYDPNKINVKVKIVSGTPCGAVASEAKKAQASWVVLDKRLKNEEKRCMEELQCNIVVMKHSQPKVLRLNLVGLPKKEAEGSDLLLSDQEETSKKKNGLSDSIRGPVVTPTSSPELGTPFTATEAGTSSVSSSDPSTSPFFMSGMNGDLKKIESVDEKESRVLDDSSSDSDSDKLSSCSTSLRFQPWIGDLLASSHHRSSQHTEESPHRGIGKGYSSTTKALLDKYSKRETEAEIGSTSWRADADFCGNVREAISLSRNAPLGSPPLCSICQHKAPVFGKPPRWFSYAELELATGGFSKANFLAEGGFGSVHRGILLNGQAVAVKQHKLASSQGDLEFCSEVEVLSCAQHRNVVMLIGFCIEDGRRLLVYEYICNGSLDSHLYGNHQEPLEWSARQKIAVGAARGLRYLHEECRVGCIVHRDMRPNNILITHDYEPLVGDFGLARWQPDGDTGVDTRVIGTFGYLAPEYAQSGQITDKADVYSFGVVLVELVTGRKAVDLNRPKGQQCLAEWARPLLEEYAIDELIDPRLRNSYSEQEVYCMLHAASLCIRRDPHSRPRMSQVLRVLEGDTIMDSNYMSTPSHDVGNCSGRSWPGQHQQLQSHHIISSPMLNEVFDTFSGKQSLDSPRLTFVQGDNRTRRTPCQDHS